One region of Wyeomyia smithii strain HCP4-BCI-WySm-NY-G18 chromosome 3, ASM2978416v1, whole genome shotgun sequence genomic DNA includes:
- the LOC129730282 gene encoding regucalcin-like, protein MANYKVEEIPGPHVELGEGPHWDDQTQSLYYVSLSEATIHRLDHKSNKVYSAKVEGCTYASFIIPVKDRSNEFIVGDGTRVVLISWDGLSDRANVLSCVADLGQEAAGHRWNDGKVDSQGRLYAGMMITESGGNPFEVNTGKFYRFDARSRTFFQQLSDIYISNGLTWNERTKKFYYVDSGAHDIKEYDVDKNGNLVSGKIFFDLKENGKKTLHFFDGMTIDAEGNLFVAVFHKGKVFKINPKGQVVQEIVIPAKQVTSVAFGGPKLDELYVTTAKKLVLDPQNPPAGATFKVTGLGVVGTPMNAVVL, encoded by the exons ATGGCAAATTATAAGGTGGAAGAAATTCCCGGCCCACATGTCGAGCTAGGAGAAGGTCCCCACTGGGATGATCAAACGCAAAGCTTGTACTACGTTAGTTTATCGGAGGCCACCATCCACCGCTTGGATCACAAATCGAATAAAGTGTACAGCGCTAAGGTTG AGGGTTGCACTTACGCATCCTTTATCATTCCGGTGAAGGATAGGAGTAACGAATTCATTGTAGGCGATGGAACACGGGTGGTTTTGATCAGCTGGGACGGTCTTTCGGACCGAGCAAATGTGCTGAGCTGTGTGGCTGATCTTGGTCAGGAAGCTGCCGGTCATCGGTGGAACGATGGAAAAGTGGATTCGCAAGGAAGACTGTATGCTGGGATGATGATCACCGAAAGCGGAGGGAATCCTTTCGAAGTGAATACTGGTAAATTTTACCGATTTGACGCACGCAGCAGAACCTTTTTTCAGCAGCTGAGTGATATATACATCAGCAATGGGCTGACGTGGAATGAGCGAACTAAAAAGTTTTACTATGTGGACTCCGGTGCACATGATATCAAAGAGTACGATGTGGATAAAAACGGGAACTTAG tttctggaaaaatatttttcgactTGAAGGAAAATGGGAAGAAAACACTTCATTTTTTTGACGGAATGACTATCGATGCAGAGGGAAATCTATTTGTGGCTGTCTTCCATAAAGGAAAAGTGTTCAAAATTAACCCCAA AGGTCAAGTGGTTCAAGAAATCGTTATTCCTGCGAAGCAAGTAACTTCTGTGGCCTTTGGAGGGCCAAAGCTGGACGAGCTGTATGTGACCACGGCCAAGAAGCTGGTGTTGGATCCGCAAAATCCACCTGCAGGAGCTACGTTCAAAGTAACCGGTCTTGGAGTGGTGGGGACACCCATGAATGCAGTTGTATTATAG